TTTGGTTGGATGACCCTaacaattaaaaggaaataagGCAAGTTTCCTCTGACAGTTGATGTCGTGATCTGACAGTTGATGTCGTGAAGGTACCAAGAAGTATATTAGGatactttcatatataaattcataattgGTGACTTCAtcatattgagtttttttttaatgacaagaACTGCAGAGATTTCATTATTAACACCTCCCGTGCCTAACCTTTCACAGGGCAGGTGCACTGGTCTCGGAGAGagcctcagtggcttggtcggtatggtgttggcatgccacctcgttggccatgagttcgattctcgtccattccattgaggagtgagagatgtgtatttctggtgatagaagttcactctcgacttggttcggaagtcacgtaaagccattggtcccgttgctgaataaccactcggAGCTTCTTGATTTTTAGCGTTTACTGCAGATATGATAGCTGGTCCTATGAAGACATATCGAATGCTGTAAAAGAAGCTGAGCATTGTTCTCAAGGCTAACAGTGTTTACAAAGATAATACCTGTAAATCCTTCGGCTTCAGATCTTTTGTTTTACAGTTCTTGTAATGTTCTCCTGTCCGGAGGTCACCAACCTCTTGATATTTCTGTCTTTTATAGAGGATAGCCCGATGCCATTATTCTCTATTTCCACAGTCATGGTACTTGTGATTTAGACCGTCATAGGAGGATATTTTGTTCGCTATCTTCTGTAATTCTTTTACAACAGGAAACTTTGCCATTTCACCTCCTGTTTGCACCTGTATCTACAGCCTGTAAAGGTGCCTCTTTGTTGCACTGCCCAGTAACAAAGGCCTTCAAGTACCTTTTCTGTAAAGTCCTGGAATATTCTACTTGGAAGCAAAGGTGATGGCGATGGTCTCAAATTTCGATGCTGCAGTGATATTTCATAACGTCATGGCCCTagtctttgtttattattattattattattattattattattattattattattattattattttgcgtgAACTTATGTACATATTGatttgaattttgtaaattttcttatattttttcatttagtctACTTTTCGCTCTGTTTTTCGACATTTTGAAGGTGTGCCGTGAATCATCCTGATAGTCTTAATGTGTTCTTGTTGAAGTCGTAATATTCTGTAGGAATGGTATTTTGCTTTGATCTGGAAATTCTATTCCTCAGGATTACTTTTAGAGCAGTTAATTAATTAAGAGTCTttttacatcaccgtgatttattatatcgcattaagctacaaatgtcctttaatatctaattccctctacctgggaattaatatattttcttatatgttaaccgaggggaattttctACAATTAAAAGCCTGTCCTTTGCTAACTTGTCCCTGCAGTAAAATAACCAGGTCTAGAGTTCTATATTAAAGCCGTGACTGTTATGGTGCCCTGTATGATGTTCTTAATGACACCGGCTTttattttatagcctctaatctGTTGTCCtggtaagaagaaaaattaccattgtaaaattatgcaaatactatgaaataactgtaaaTCTGCATGAACGTATTTttctcataaaagataaaaaaaaaaaatgttggaagtTTGCGCACTAGGCTCACAGTtaatacattatttttgtttgttcttaGCCTCTTTTCGATGAgtgactttattttaaaaaatcgtttAAAATAATAGCATGAAAATAGGGCGACGCAATGTCACAGTTTTTCAGTAGGTTTTATGATCCTTTTCGTTGAAGAGAATGGAAGAGAACTTCACAGACGAACACCTAACAACTCATAGTTTTGTCGTGACTTAACCTAACATGAGCATCGTTACCGTATTCCCCCCTACATAACCGGGGATTTCGACCCCGACCCCGCCACCAGGCTGGTGACCTTCAAATAAAACGCCTTGAAGAAATCGCCAAAAAACGGTTCAAGTCGGTTGATGTTAAAGGTGCTTCTCTCTATttatgaagcaaatttacataaaATGCACAGGTCAGACGCTCCATAAAAGACAAAGTAACAATAAATTTATTACTCGATTCACAGATCAGACGTTCCATAACAAAGTGGCAATAAATTTATCACtcaattaactaaaaaaattgcCATCGGTGAGTGCCCATGGTTCAGGAACTCTTCATAAAATCTACCCAAGTGCAAGACGACATTTCAACTGGGAAATCTGCTCTATTGGTTAGTCAGAACgtttaatcccccccccccacattgaggactgagagatgtgtatttctggtgatagaagttcactctcgacgtggttcggaagtcacgtaaagccgttggttccgttgctgaataaccactggttccatgtaacgtaaagacaccatataaacaaacacagtTTCTAGTTGTCTAAGTGATAATGTATGTTACCGTCTGCTTTAGCCgtttatttgttatgttttctgattttttttatgttttctgatTTTCGCCAACTTCTACGGAATTATTTTTCTCTGATAGTGAATAAAATCTCGATTCCCCTTACTGAAATATCTAGATGTTTCAACGATAAAAACTAGAAGCGGAAACATTTATGgcaatgatgataaaataaacaaTGTACTTATACATTCGGCACGCTGTTGAAGCACAAGTATTTGCAACATTTCCCTTTTTTTGAAGGCATATGGAGTAAGAGGTTTTTGAGTCTCAAAGGCTGAAGTGTGTGTAATATTCCCCGATTCTGTTTTGAAGACGAAAGAAAGCCAATGATATCGATCATGATTGACTGAGTTCTGCAAGATGGATGAAACTATGTAGCGGGAAATTCAGAATAATGTAGTTTTAAAATCATACAAAACGTATTCAAAATCACTTGAGTTCTTTCATCGTAGGCGGATTTCAATTATAATATCAAATTACACACAATTAAGGAAAAATGGTAATGGAACAGATGGTTAAGCAGTTAAATTGACGAAGATTATGAGTGTTGAGGGAAGTCCAGATGTTGATTGtagctttttttattacttccatAGTTAATGACATCTTTACTATTTCTATAAATGATAAGAGTAGGTGACAGAAACCAAAACCATtcagtttctatttatttatttgatgaatAAATACAGGAGTCTCTAGAAATAAACAGTTCAGTGACCGGGAATGTCACAGAGAGTTTCTAGTTCTTAATAGATGGGAGCTGGGGTTCCATAAACAGGGCCAGGTTCTTTGTAAGTGGGTTTAGGGGCCCCGTAGGAAGGAGCAGGGGCGCCGTAGGAATGGGCAGGGGCATAGGGTTTGACTTCGGGGTACCTGGCTTCACCGTGGTAAGCAACCTGAGCTTGGTAGCCGTTGTAGCCGTCGGCGGTGTAAACGACGGTCTGATTGCGACCGTCGGGGAGGAGGACGTGGTAGTCGCCGGTCACCACCTTCCCGTCGGAGGTGGACTTGTGACCGAAGTCGAGGTTTTGGTAGGCGTCCTTGACGACGTAGGAGTAGTCGAATGGCCTCCCCTCCTGTTGAAAGCAATTAAATCTCAATATTTACCCTGTGCTATGtgcttatttataattattatttatcattatgacaATGCTTTCCTTAACAGGTATGTTCCTttgttataaaaagaaacaaatttctACTTAAATCTACTGATTTGATttgaatccacaaaaaaaaaaaaaaaaaaaaaaaatcggttataCCTCGTAGCTCTGTTGATGTTTAGGGGCATCATACCCGTACCCTCCAGGGGCATGGGAGCCATCAGGGCGTCCCATCACCACAGCCACAAGGCAGAAGGATGCAAGTAGGACCTGCGGGAACCAAGGATATCATTACCACATTGGTTAATGTGGTAATCTTAATAATACTGTGCAAAAGGATTTagactcaatctctctctctctctctctctctctctctctctctctctctctctctctctctctctgttcatttaGAATTGCTGTAGGTT
This portion of the Macrobrachium nipponense isolate FS-2020 chromosome 10, ASM1510439v2, whole genome shotgun sequence genome encodes:
- the LOC135223888 gene encoding cuticle protein 7-like, with product MCSKVLLASFCLVAVVMGRPDGSHAPGGYGYDAPKHQQSYEEGRPFDYSYVVKDAYQNLDFGHKSTSDGKVVTGDYHVLLPDGRNQTVVYTADGYNGYQAQVAYHGEARYPEVKPYAPAHSYGAPAPSYGAPKPTYKEPGPVYGTPAPIY